A genome region from Thermococcus gorgonarius includes the following:
- the panB gene encoding 3-methyl-2-oxobutanoate hydroxymethyltransferase: MREVTPKKIREMKGREKITMITAYDYPSALLADKAGIDIVFVGDSLGMVVYGEPNTLNVSMEQMVFHTRAVAKAVKRALVLADMPFGSYEVSVEEGVKNAIRLIQAGADAVKIEGGADHEKLVRKLVRMGIPVMGHTGLTPQRYLRLGGYRIMGETEEEIEEILKDAKALERAGAFAVVIEFTLADVAKLVTEEVSIPTIGIGSGPWVDGQVLVWHDLLGIYENSPPFAKRYANLGEIILKALQSYNREVKAGEFPGREHYWEFLDKDDFRRKAQKARERLEEK, from the coding sequence ATGAGGGAGGTTACGCCGAAGAAGATTCGCGAGATGAAGGGAAGGGAAAAAATCACGATGATTACAGCATACGATTACCCGTCGGCACTTTTGGCAGATAAAGCGGGAATCGACATCGTCTTCGTCGGCGATTCACTCGGCATGGTGGTTTACGGCGAGCCCAACACACTCAACGTAAGCATGGAGCAGATGGTCTTCCACACGAGGGCAGTCGCGAAGGCCGTAAAGAGGGCTCTGGTTTTGGCAGATATGCCCTTCGGAAGCTACGAGGTTAGCGTTGAAGAGGGCGTAAAAAACGCCATCAGGCTAATTCAGGCTGGGGCCGACGCGGTAAAGATTGAGGGCGGTGCCGACCACGAGAAACTCGTCAGGAAGCTGGTCAGGATGGGAATTCCAGTTATGGGGCACACAGGATTGACGCCCCAGCGCTACCTAAGGCTCGGCGGCTACAGGATTATGGGGGAAACCGAAGAGGAGATAGAGGAAATACTCAAGGATGCGAAGGCCCTTGAGAGGGCTGGAGCTTTCGCCGTTGTCATAGAGTTCACCCTCGCTGACGTCGCAAAGCTCGTGACCGAGGAGGTCTCGATTCCAACGATAGGCATAGGCTCCGGGCCGTGGGTCGACGGCCAGGTTCTCGTCTGGCACGACCTCCTTGGAATCTATGAGAACTCACCGCCCTTTGCGAAACGCTATGCGAACCTCGGTGAGATAATACTGAAAGCCCTTCAGAGCTACAACCGAGAAGTCAAGGCCGGAGAATTCCCGGGAAGAGAACACTACTGGGAGTTCCTCGACAAGGACGACTTCAGAAGAAAGGCCCAAAAAGCCCGTGAGAGGCTGGAGGAGAAGTGA
- a CDS encoding glycosyltransferase family 2 protein: protein MLKGKKISVVIPAYNEERRLPKVLEKIPNFVDEVIVVDDGSLDGTYKVARAFAEKDERIKTIRLEKNCGKGCAMREGVKNSTGDVVVFMDADGQHKPEDIIKLVEPIVDGDADMVIGARKIEKAGKRPLLRRLSNVITTRMIRLKLRTYVYDTQSGFRAYRREFLPEIESDRYEVETEMLLKAAKMGARIMEVPVGVIYDANREGRFGFRDVIRFIETYLKF, encoded by the coding sequence ATGCTTAAGGGTAAGAAGATAAGCGTTGTTATCCCCGCCTACAACGAGGAAAGACGCCTCCCCAAAGTGCTGGAGAAGATTCCAAACTTCGTAGACGAAGTTATAGTTGTGGATGACGGCTCTCTGGATGGAACTTACAAAGTGGCAAGGGCCTTTGCAGAGAAAGATGAAAGGATAAAGACCATCAGGCTGGAAAAGAACTGTGGAAAGGGCTGCGCGATGCGTGAGGGAGTGAAAAACTCCACGGGCGACGTCGTTGTCTTCATGGACGCCGACGGCCAGCACAAGCCCGAGGACATCATCAAGCTCGTTGAGCCCATAGTTGATGGAGATGCCGACATGGTAATAGGGGCCCGCAAGATTGAGAAAGCTGGCAAAAGGCCCCTCCTAAGGCGGCTGAGCAACGTGATAACGACCCGGATGATACGCCTCAAGCTCAGGACTTATGTCTACGACACCCAGAGCGGTTTCAGGGCTTACAGAAGGGAGTTTCTGCCGGAGATAGAGAGCGACCGCTACGAGGTTGAGACGGAAATGCTGCTAAAGGCCGCGAAGATGGGGGCGAGAATAATGGAAGTTCCCGTGGGTGTGATATACGATGCAAACCGGGAGGGGCGCTTTGGTTTTAGGGACGTCATCCGCTTTATAGAGACGTACCTCAAGTTCTGA
- a CDS encoding beta-agarase: MKSTSFLKILGLVLASTMILGCIGNNAQTGNEGMGSSSYAQPTTTSSSSESINSSSPTEPAVTNSPKPKANFPGEYSDFGGWKKVRVESSGFFRVEVVNGTYWLVDPEGYLFVSKGVNAINYLGDHSPKLGYSPYYANVLRKYGDVSLWINVTVNRMVEWGFNTVGSWSSPELYEYFPYTVLLDIGAKYGFNWEHGTMPDIFKDDFEEYVRKAVYFNVEPLKDNPMIIGFFTDNELRWGPDWRSGNHLLDDFMKLPPEAPGKRVAVEVLKETFNGSITRVNEELKTSYESFDDLLTYTGDLPSTPLFMEARKEFLRRYAERYFNVTTTAIRKVDQNHLILGVRFAVSPFIRPPEVVFEVAGKYVDVISLNLYNFQVAPKEYLDHIHEITGKPIMITEFSFRAMDSGLPNTVGAGITVQTQKERAEYTKRFIESFMKLPYAVGYHWFKWSDEPKEGRWDGENSNYGLVNIEDEPYEEMVRMFSELNRNIEEIHMKGYEEG, translated from the coding sequence ATGAAGAGTACGTCATTCCTCAAGATTCTTGGTTTAGTACTTGCTTCCACTATGATCTTGGGATGTATTGGAAACAACGCACAGACAGGGAATGAGGGTATGGGTTCGTCCTCTTACGCCCAGCCCACCACAACTAGTTCTTCTAGCGAGAGTATTAATTCATCCTCCCCCACCGAACCTGCCGTGACCAACTCCCCCAAACCTAAAGCGAATTTTCCTGGGGAATATTCTGATTTTGGGGGATGGAAAAAGGTGCGGGTTGAATCGTCAGGATTTTTTAGGGTTGAAGTGGTGAACGGGACATACTGGCTTGTTGATCCGGAAGGCTACCTTTTTGTCTCTAAGGGGGTAAATGCCATAAATTATTTGGGCGATCACTCTCCCAAGTTAGGTTATTCCCCATATTATGCCAATGTACTGAGAAAGTATGGGGATGTAAGCCTGTGGATCAATGTCACAGTTAATAGGATGGTTGAGTGGGGTTTCAATACTGTGGGGAGCTGGTCTTCTCCGGAACTGTACGAATATTTCCCGTATACCGTTCTTCTGGATATAGGGGCAAAATATGGGTTTAACTGGGAACACGGCACCATGCCCGACATTTTCAAGGATGATTTTGAGGAGTACGTGAGGAAAGCAGTGTACTTCAATGTTGAACCGTTGAAGGACAACCCCATGATAATCGGCTTCTTTACAGACAACGAACTTCGCTGGGGGCCGGACTGGAGATCGGGCAATCACCTCTTGGATGATTTCATGAAGTTACCCCCTGAGGCCCCCGGAAAGAGAGTGGCAGTGGAAGTTTTGAAAGAGACCTTTAATGGGAGCATTACCCGGGTTAACGAGGAGCTCAAGACAAGCTATGAATCTTTTGATGACCTGCTTACCTATACCGGTGACCTCCCATCAACACCCCTGTTTATGGAAGCAAGAAAGGAGTTTTTGAGGAGATACGCTGAGCGGTATTTTAATGTGACAACAACTGCCATAAGGAAGGTGGATCAAAACCACCTAATACTTGGGGTGAGGTTTGCGGTTTCTCCTTTCATCAGGCCACCCGAGGTTGTCTTTGAAGTCGCCGGAAAGTACGTTGATGTTATCTCACTGAATCTCTATAACTTCCAAGTGGCACCGAAGGAGTACTTGGACCACATACATGAAATTACGGGGAAACCTATAATGATAACCGAGTTCTCGTTCAGGGCGATGGATTCTGGGCTTCCCAATACTGTTGGGGCAGGAATCACCGTTCAGACTCAAAAAGAAAGGGCCGAATACACAAAGCGCTTCATAGAGAGTTTTATGAAACTTCCGTATGCCGTTGGATATCACTGGTTCAAATGGTCTGATGAGCCCAAAGAGGGAAGATGGGACGGGGAAAACAGCAACTACGGCCTCGTAAACATTGAGGATGAGCCCTACGAGGAAATGGTCAGGATGTTCAGCGAGCTGAATAGAAACATTGAAGAGATACACATGAAGGGTTATGAGGAGGGTTAG
- a CDS encoding type II toxin-antitoxin system VapC family toxin codes for MKMPKRIIFDSSALLRMHTKRNKDLLELALMRFEILVPQISVYEYLFTKVFLGKNPDHVMAVLKELYHIVPLDDEIIVKGAIITKNLLKSRTKMLTTDILVGVTAIVKNALLITDSPEQYKPLKKYGLDVISTEKFIGELEQVALGLSKDSSEAISKQLSEGI; via the coding sequence ATGAAAATGCCCAAAAGAATAATTTTCGACAGCTCCGCCCTCCTGCGTATGCACACCAAAAGAAACAAAGACCTCCTTGAGCTTGCCCTGATGAGGTTTGAAATCCTCGTCCCGCAGATCAGTGTATACGAGTATCTCTTCACGAAGGTATTTCTGGGGAAAAATCCAGATCATGTGATGGCCGTGTTAAAGGAGCTCTACCATATAGTCCCCCTAGATGACGAGATAATCGTCAAGGGCGCAATAATCACGAAAAACCTCCTGAAAAGCAGGACCAAGATGCTCACCACCGACATCCTCGTCGGGGTTACGGCCATAGTAAAAAACGCCCTCCTGATAACGGACAGCCCCGAGCAGTATAAGCCTCTCAAGAAATACGGGCTGGACGTGATAAGCACTGAAAAGTTTATTGGAGAGCTCGAACAGGTCGCTCTCGGGCTCTCAAAAGATAGCTCTGAGGCGATTTCAAAACAGCTTTCGGAGGGGATCTAA
- a CDS encoding glycoside hydrolase family 16 protein — protein sequence MDKKLLGLLILVVMLGGFISGCIGGETQTTPSSSRTSTTQTLNGTSTTQTSTTITKTTTASKATTTTTTTSTAQVPAEIQENGRRWKLIWHDEFDGEKVNEDYWTFEIGNGAAYGIPGWGNNELEYYSPNNTRIENGILVIEARKEWVTDEYGAYMYTSSRLKTEGKVEFSPPVRVEARMKLPKGKGLWPAFWMLGSNIREVGWPQCGEIDIMEFLGHEPRIVHGTVHGPGYSGSRGITKSYTLPEGVPDFTEEFHVFAIDWFPDRIEWYVDGTRYHVVTKEQVEAMGKEWVFDKPFYIILNLAVGGNLPGPPDATTKFPARMYVDYVRVYKLVED from the coding sequence ATGGACAAAAAACTTCTGGGCCTCTTAATTCTGGTCGTGATGCTTGGCGGTTTCATAAGCGGGTGCATAGGAGGAGAAACACAGACTACACCTTCTTCATCCCGGACCTCAACCACTCAAACACTTAACGGCACTTCCACAACTCAGACCTCCACCACTATCACTAAAACTACCACAGCGAGCAAAGCAACCACCACTACGACTACCACCTCCACAGCACAAGTGCCCGCTGAAATCCAGGAGAATGGGAGAAGGTGGAAACTCATATGGCACGATGAGTTTGACGGTGAAAAGGTAAACGAAGACTACTGGACGTTTGAGATAGGGAACGGAGCAGCGTATGGAATCCCCGGATGGGGGAACAACGAGCTAGAATACTACTCACCAAACAACACGAGGATAGAAAATGGCATACTCGTGATAGAGGCCAGAAAGGAATGGGTTACCGACGAGTACGGCGCATACATGTACACCTCTTCAAGGCTCAAAACCGAGGGGAAGGTAGAATTTTCCCCACCCGTGAGAGTGGAAGCTAGGATGAAGCTACCGAAGGGCAAGGGGCTCTGGCCGGCATTCTGGATGCTGGGAAGCAACATAAGGGAAGTCGGGTGGCCCCAGTGCGGTGAAATAGACATAATGGAGTTCCTCGGCCATGAGCCAAGGATCGTTCACGGCACCGTTCACGGGCCAGGATATTCAGGAAGTCGCGGTATAACCAAGAGCTACACCCTCCCAGAAGGGGTTCCGGACTTCACGGAAGAATTCCACGTTTTTGCCATTGACTGGTTCCCGGACAGGATAGAGTGGTACGTTGATGGTACACGTTATCACGTGGTCACGAAGGAGCAGGTTGAGGCCATGGGCAAGGAGTGGGTCTTTGACAAGCCTTTTTACATAATCCTGAACCTGGCAGTTGGAGGCAACTTGCCGGGACCGCCTGATGCCACAACAAAGTTCCCGGCAAGGATGTATGTTGACTACGTGAGGGTCTATAAGCTCGTTGAGGACTGA
- a CDS encoding CGP-CTERM sorting domain-containing protein, with protein sequence MARWATKAVSVFVMSLVFLGFVSAMTLEEIREIAAAEPQEGDIQFTWWDQFLDSAIQLSDGRTIWMQTNFWNIVGGQGEVFMRFIKSTEEVAFYVDLSNVSTQWGGIAWATPEVIIDGRAPAQWWGDKPPVGGYSYLQLPLPASDVSTYDSIWVKAKYDVARRDDTLVRYGINIWFEDSSSGAPIGEIYIPFFDDFGGIVGDYTVVGEVTSTVILNGEMKDMNFTIQRALSGGGWGVLLFMPQEQLPASGDVIIDIKPMIDKVIEQLSDFFGIPVENQQWTSISIGSYSGSEGTAFNYGWILHDARVLSPEEVSELLAPPTTTTPTNTTTSSCEGTKTVTKYVLVKETETVTKTTTETVTRTTTKTETETKTETVTKTETKTETKTETTSGGGLCGPATIISLAVVPLLLRKRR encoded by the coding sequence ATGGCCAGATGGGCGACAAAAGCCGTAAGCGTTTTTGTTATGTCGTTAGTGTTTTTGGGGTTTGTTTCAGCAATGACCTTAGAGGAAATACGAGAAATCGCAGCAGCTGAACCTCAAGAGGGCGATATTCAGTTTACTTGGTGGGACCAGTTCCTTGACAGCGCCATCCAGCTTAGTGATGGAAGAACCATCTGGATGCAGACCAACTTCTGGAACATAGTTGGTGGCCAGGGAGAAGTTTTCATGAGGTTCATCAAAAGCACGGAAGAAGTTGCCTTCTACGTTGACCTAAGCAATGTAAGCACGCAGTGGGGCGGAATAGCCTGGGCAACGCCAGAGGTTATCATCGACGGAAGGGCCCCGGCCCAGTGGTGGGGAGACAAACCACCAGTTGGAGGATATTCATATCTCCAGTTGCCGCTTCCGGCTTCCGACGTGTCAACGTACGACAGCATATGGGTGAAAGCGAAATACGATGTAGCCAGAAGAGATGACACCCTTGTAAGATACGGTATAAACATCTGGTTTGAAGACAGCAGTTCGGGAGCACCTATAGGGGAAATCTACATCCCGTTCTTCGACGACTTTGGAGGAATAGTTGGTGACTACACAGTGGTGGGAGAAGTTACCTCCACAGTGATCTTGAACGGAGAAATGAAAGATATGAACTTCACGATCCAGAGAGCCCTGTCCGGAGGAGGATGGGGAGTCCTTCTCTTCATGCCGCAGGAGCAGCTTCCAGCTTCCGGAGACGTCATAATTGACATAAAGCCCATGATCGACAAGGTTATCGAGCAGCTCTCTGACTTCTTCGGCATACCCGTTGAGAACCAGCAGTGGACTTCAATATCCATAGGCTCTTACAGCGGAAGCGAAGGCACAGCCTTCAACTACGGCTGGATACTCCACGATGCAAGGGTCCTGTCCCCCGAGGAGGTCTCCGAGCTCCTGGCACCTCCCACTACGACTACCCCAACAAACACGACTACGTCTTCGTGTGAGGGTACTAAGACTGTGACTAAGTATGTGTTGGTGAAGGAGACTGAGACGGTGACTAAGACTACTACTGAGACTGTTACTCGTACTACGACGAAGACTGAGACTGAAACCAAGACTGAGACGGTGACTAAAACTGAAACAAAAACAGAAACCAAGACCGAAACCACCAGCGGTGGAGGACTCTGCGGCCCAGCAACCATAATCAGCCTGGCAGTAGTTCCACTCCTCCTAAGAAAGAGGCGTTGA
- the bgaS gene encoding beta-galactosidase BgaS, protein MKKEFLWGVSQSGFQFEMGDRFNRNLDTRSDWWHWVRDPVNLKKELVSGDLPEEGINNYELYPLDHSLAKELGLNAYSLNLEWSRIFPCPTYGVEVDYELDGNGLIKRVKITKETLRELDEIANKNEVYHYTHVLTNLKKLGFKVALTLTHYTHPLWLHDPIESRDTNLQNERNGWVSQRSVLEFAKFAAYLAYKFGHLVDIWATFNEPMVMVELGYLAPYSGFPPGVVNPQRAKEAIINIINAHARAYDAIREFEKEAPIGIIANNVGTSYPKDPNDPEDIKAAQMTDFFHSGLLLQALTRGDLNIEFDMETTIKVPHLKRLDWIGITYYSREVVTHSEPKFPEIPITGFRGVPGYGYSCPPNELSKDGYPVSDLGWEVYPEGIYNSIKAASEYGKPVYVMENGIADSKDLLRPYFIASHVAYIERALESGFDVRGYFHWALTDNYEWAMGFRMRFGLYSVDMITKERLPRKESLEVYREIVENGGLTERIKREYLGVRGREDDSR, encoded by the coding sequence ATGAAAAAAGAGTTCCTCTGGGGAGTTTCGCAATCGGGCTTCCAGTTTGAAATGGGTGACAGGTTCAACAGGAACCTGGACACAAGGAGCGATTGGTGGCACTGGGTAAGAGACCCCGTTAACCTGAAGAAAGAGCTCGTAAGTGGAGATCTACCTGAGGAAGGCATCAACAACTACGAACTTTATCCTCTCGACCATTCACTGGCCAAGGAGCTCGGGCTCAACGCCTACTCCCTAAACCTGGAGTGGAGTAGAATATTTCCCTGTCCCACCTATGGGGTTGAAGTTGACTACGAGCTCGACGGCAACGGGCTCATTAAGAGGGTAAAAATAACCAAAGAGACCCTCAGGGAGCTTGACGAGATAGCAAACAAAAATGAGGTTTACCACTACACTCACGTCCTCACGAACCTGAAGAAGCTCGGCTTCAAGGTCGCCCTGACCCTTACCCACTACACCCACCCCCTATGGCTTCACGACCCCATTGAGTCCCGCGATACAAACCTGCAAAACGAGAGAAACGGGTGGGTGAGCCAGAGGTCTGTTCTCGAGTTCGCCAAATTTGCGGCCTACCTCGCGTACAAGTTCGGACACCTCGTGGACATCTGGGCGACCTTTAACGAACCGATGGTGATGGTGGAGCTCGGATATCTTGCCCCCTACTCGGGGTTCCCACCGGGTGTTGTTAACCCGCAGCGTGCAAAGGAAGCCATCATAAACATAATAAACGCCCACGCAAGGGCCTACGACGCCATAAGGGAGTTTGAGAAAGAAGCACCCATAGGGATAATTGCCAACAACGTTGGAACCTCGTATCCAAAGGACCCCAATGACCCTGAGGACATTAAAGCGGCTCAGATGACCGATTTCTTCCACAGCGGTCTTTTGCTCCAGGCATTAACAAGGGGTGACCTCAACATCGAGTTCGACATGGAGACCACGATAAAGGTGCCTCATCTAAAGAGGCTCGATTGGATAGGGATTACCTACTACTCAAGGGAAGTGGTCACTCATTCCGAGCCCAAGTTCCCCGAAATCCCAATAACGGGGTTCAGGGGCGTCCCCGGCTATGGGTACTCCTGTCCACCAAACGAGCTTTCAAAGGATGGGTACCCCGTGAGCGACCTTGGATGGGAAGTGTATCCTGAGGGGATATACAACAGCATAAAGGCCGCTTCAGAGTATGGAAAGCCCGTTTATGTAATGGAGAACGGAATCGCCGATTCCAAAGACTTGCTAAGACCTTATTTCATCGCCTCACACGTGGCTTACATAGAGAGGGCTCTCGAGTCTGGCTTCGACGTCAGGGGTTACTTCCACTGGGCACTTACGGATAATTACGAATGGGCGATGGGCTTTAGGATGAGGTTTGGCCTGTATTCCGTTGACATGATCACAAAAGAGAGACTCCCGAGGAAGGAAAGCTTGGAGGTTTACAGAGAGATCGTTGAAAACGGCGGCTTAACCGAGAGGATTAAGAGGGAATACCTCGGGGTGAGGGGCCGTGAAGACGATAGCCGTTGA
- a CDS encoding ribbon-helix-helix domain-containing protein: protein MGKVKTSVYIDEELWREFKELAQREKSEVSKLLEEALVNYLINEVLKDVDDSEVPLWFEPLKVKGESSEKLVREMRDEREKRLLGY from the coding sequence ATGGGGAAGGTGAAGACCAGTGTTTACATCGATGAGGAACTGTGGAGAGAGTTCAAAGAGCTGGCCCAGCGGGAGAAGAGCGAAGTCAGCAAGCTCCTTGAGGAAGCGCTGGTGAACTACCTTATAAACGAAGTTTTGAAGGACGTCGATGACTCTGAGGTGCCCCTGTGGTTTGAGCCCCTGAAAGTCAAGGGAGAGAGCAGTGAGAAGCTTGTGAGGGAGATGAGAGATGAGAGGGAAAAGCGTTTACTTGGATACTAG
- a CDS encoding cellobiose phosphorylase has product MDMEKYRFDEKGRFVIEDYNRLRPFASFLPGIAGKKGIPMWVFYVNRGQCVSSFGVQDKDHPIMEFNSAIRAYQTVRTLGFRTFIKLPDEGVTYEAFTPSEGRVKQRMYIGRNELEIEEINEELGLRISVLYYTLPGERIPALIRRVRIRNISDSPKKVELLDGMPMIIPYGVNDYVIKHMTTLIKAWMEVYNLDKKMPFFKLKSSTEDVPKVTELTEGTFYISLVKKGETSELVRPIVDPDIVFGTDSSLLSPENFIRKPLSELVREKQVTFNKIPSAFTPLETELMPGEEVKIHSVIGYVPHIALLEEYEKKFASEEYLEKKYLENSEIIEEIVEDIWTQTSSRLFDEYSKQCYLDNVLRGGYPLLLEEENPFVYYIYLRKHGDQERDYNYFVLVPEYYSTGNGNFRDVNQNRRENVFFHPEIRDYDVKFFMNLIQADGYNPLVINGVKYRMKAERMDFLKELVDNPEPLEEFLKEPFTPGRLMMFVEEKGIDLKVSEEEFLRRVLEHCEEEVDAVHGEGYWCDHWTYNLDLIESYLGVYPEKKRELLFEDYSYTYYDNAMVVLPRSKRYVLENGRVRQYNSLVEDKEKKALIESRKEYRHLMRRENGRGEIYRTNLITKLLNLAFIKFATLDPAGMGIEMEAGKPGWYDALNGLPGLFGSSVGEAAELVRLFEFLIDSLEEFPEIKLRIPVEVWELFEEEVRLVKEYKGREDEDRDHWLWDSLSELRERYRDRTKLGFDGKEVEVKARELLDGLKLLHDKLRAGLERAIEENNGIMPMYFYYEPVEYEVNEKGETRILKFEQKRMPLFLEGAVKQFKIFRNDKELLKEVYKKVKESDLYDKKLKMYKLNASLKDQPIEIGRARAFTPGWLENESIWLHMEYKYMLELIRSGLYEEFYEDFRNVIVAFLDPAVYGRSPLENTSFIVSSAYPDESLHGAGFYARLTGANAEFLSIWKNMFIGEKPFDTENGEFVLSFRPALPGWLFDEERKVSFNLFSRCRVTYHNPAKVDTWKLNLGKVRILLHLNDGRKVEVEGNKVKGELARAVRDGKVASIDVYFPAG; this is encoded by the coding sequence ATGGACATGGAAAAGTACAGGTTCGATGAAAAGGGCAGGTTTGTTATCGAGGACTACAACCGCTTAAGGCCTTTCGCAAGCTTCTTACCCGGAATAGCGGGGAAGAAAGGCATACCCATGTGGGTATTTTACGTGAATAGAGGACAATGCGTGAGCTCCTTCGGCGTGCAGGACAAGGACCACCCGATAATGGAGTTCAACTCCGCAATAAGGGCCTACCAGACGGTTAGAACCCTCGGATTCAGGACTTTCATCAAGCTCCCGGATGAGGGAGTAACCTATGAGGCCTTCACTCCCTCGGAGGGAAGGGTAAAGCAGAGGATGTACATAGGGAGAAACGAGCTCGAAATAGAGGAGATAAACGAAGAACTGGGACTCAGGATCAGCGTGCTCTACTACACGCTCCCCGGAGAGAGAATACCCGCCCTCATCAGGAGGGTCAGGATAAGGAACATCTCTGACTCCCCGAAGAAGGTTGAGCTCCTTGACGGAATGCCCATGATAATCCCCTATGGCGTCAACGACTACGTCATAAAGCACATGACCACGCTCATTAAGGCATGGATGGAGGTCTACAACCTCGACAAAAAGATGCCCTTCTTCAAGCTGAAGTCGTCAACGGAGGACGTTCCAAAGGTCACGGAGCTCACGGAGGGGACGTTCTACATCTCCCTCGTGAAGAAGGGTGAGACGAGCGAGCTCGTGAGGCCGATAGTTGACCCCGATATAGTGTTTGGGACGGACAGCTCGTTACTCTCCCCTGAGAACTTCATCAGGAAACCCCTGAGTGAGCTGGTCCGTGAAAAGCAGGTGACCTTCAACAAGATACCCTCCGCCTTCACGCCCCTCGAAACCGAGCTCATGCCCGGTGAGGAGGTCAAAATACACTCCGTTATAGGCTATGTTCCACACATAGCCCTCCTCGAAGAATACGAGAAGAAGTTCGCCAGCGAAGAGTACCTTGAGAAGAAGTACCTTGAGAACAGCGAGATAATAGAGGAGATTGTTGAAGACATCTGGACGCAAACCTCTTCCAGGCTCTTTGACGAGTACTCGAAGCAGTGCTACCTTGACAACGTCCTCAGGGGAGGCTACCCCCTGCTCCTTGAGGAAGAAAATCCCTTTGTGTACTACATCTACCTGAGAAAGCACGGCGACCAGGAGAGGGACTACAACTACTTCGTGCTCGTTCCGGAATACTACTCGACCGGAAACGGGAACTTCAGGGACGTTAACCAGAACAGGAGGGAGAACGTCTTCTTCCACCCCGAGATAAGGGACTACGACGTCAAGTTCTTCATGAACCTCATACAGGCCGACGGCTACAACCCGCTCGTGATCAACGGTGTGAAATACCGCATGAAAGCTGAAAGGATGGACTTCCTGAAGGAGCTTGTGGACAATCCGGAACCCCTTGAAGAGTTCCTGAAGGAGCCGTTCACCCCCGGAAGACTGATGATGTTCGTGGAGGAGAAGGGAATAGACCTGAAGGTCTCCGAAGAGGAGTTCCTCCGCAGAGTCCTTGAACACTGCGAGGAGGAGGTTGATGCGGTTCACGGGGAGGGCTACTGGTGCGACCACTGGACGTACAACCTCGACCTGATAGAGAGCTACCTTGGAGTGTACCCCGAGAAGAAGAGGGAGCTCCTGTTTGAGGATTACAGCTACACCTACTACGACAACGCCATGGTGGTGCTCCCGAGGTCAAAGAGGTACGTGCTCGAAAACGGCAGGGTGAGGCAGTACAACTCCCTCGTCGAGGACAAAGAGAAGAAGGCCCTCATTGAGTCCCGGAAGGAGTACAGGCACCTCATGAGGAGGGAGAACGGAAGGGGAGAGATATACCGCACGAACCTTATCACCAAGCTCCTCAACCTTGCATTCATCAAGTTCGCGACACTCGATCCGGCTGGAATGGGAATAGAGATGGAAGCGGGGAAGCCGGGCTGGTACGATGCCCTCAACGGACTTCCGGGGCTCTTTGGCTCGTCGGTAGGAGAGGCTGCAGAGTTAGTGAGGCTCTTTGAGTTTTTAATAGACTCCCTTGAGGAGTTTCCCGAGATTAAACTTAGAATCCCCGTTGAGGTATGGGAGCTCTTTGAGGAGGAAGTCAGGCTCGTTAAAGAATACAAGGGCAGGGAGGATGAAGACAGGGATCACTGGCTGTGGGATTCACTTTCAGAGCTCCGGGAAAGGTACAGGGACAGGACAAAGCTTGGTTTTGACGGAAAAGAAGTGGAAGTTAAAGCCAGAGAACTCCTCGATGGTCTGAAGCTCCTCCACGATAAGCTCAGGGCAGGCCTCGAGAGGGCCATAGAGGAGAACAACGGCATAATGCCGATGTACTTCTACTATGAACCAGTGGAGTATGAGGTCAATGAAAAGGGTGAGACCAGGATTCTGAAGTTCGAGCAGAAGAGAATGCCGCTCTTCCTTGAAGGTGCCGTCAAGCAATTCAAAATCTTCAGGAATGACAAGGAACTTTTGAAGGAGGTTTACAAAAAGGTCAAGGAGAGCGACCTCTATGACAAAAAGTTGAAGATGTACAAGCTCAACGCTTCCCTGAAAGACCAGCCAATAGAGATAGGCAGGGCAAGGGCCTTCACCCCGGGGTGGCTTGAGAACGAGTCCATCTGGCTACACATGGAGTACAAATACATGCTCGAACTTATAAGAAGTGGACTTTACGAGGAGTTTTACGAGGACTTCCGGAATGTCATCGTTGCCTTCCTTGACCCGGCCGTTTACGGAAGGAGTCCGCTTGAAAACACATCCTTCATAGTCAGCAGCGCCTATCCCGACGAGTCCCTACACGGGGCGGGGTTCTATGCCCGGCTTACTGGTGCAAATGCGGAGTTCCTGAGCATCTGGAAGAACATGTTCATAGGGGAGAAGCCATTTGATACAGAAAACGGCGAGTTCGTGCTTTCCTTCAGGCCCGCACTGCCTGGCTGGCTGTTTGACGAGGAGAGGAAGGTGAGCTTCAATCTGTTCTCGAGGTGCAGGGTTACCTACCACAATCCAGCTAAAGTGGACACTTGGAAGCTGAACCTCGGAAAAGTCAGAATCCTCCTCCACCTCAACGACGGGAGGAAAGTTGAGGTAGAGGGCAACAAGGTTAAAGGGGAGCTTGCCAGGGCTGTCAGGGACGGAAAGGTGGCCTCGATAGACGTTTATTTTCCGGCGGGTTAA